From Fulvivirga lutea:
AAAATATACACAGGGTATTGATAGAGGTGTGATTGTAGGTGGCGGGTTAATAGGTGTGGAATTGGCAGAAATGCTTCATTCAAGAGATATTAAAGTGTCGTTTTTGGTTCGTGAAGAGCAGTTTTGGGACAATGTACTGCCGAAACAGGAAGCGACATTGATAAGCAATCATATTCGCGAACACCATATTGATCTGCGGTTGCAAACTGAGCTAAAGGAAATTATTCCAGACGAGAATGGTCGAGTGAAATCAGTTATTACAGGTGATGGTAAAGAAATACCATGTCAATTTGTTGGACTTACGGCTGGTGTACATCCTAATATCAATCTAGCCAAAGCATCTGGTATAGAGTGTAATCGTGGAGTTTTAGTGAACGAGTTTATGGAAACCTCCATACCTGATATTTACGCCATTGGCGATTGTGCCGAACGTAGAACCCCAGTACCAGGCAGGGCGCCTGTGGAGCAAGTTTGGTATACAGGAAGAATGATGGGAGAAACAGTAGCCAAAACCATTACTGGAACTAAAACAGAATACCTACCTGGTCATTGGTTTAATTCAGCCAAGTTTTTTGATATAGAATATCAGACTTACGGTAGAGTTTGGAACCAACTGCGCGATAATGAAGCTGAATTTTACTGGCAACACAATTCTGAAAATGTAGCCATGCATTTTATCTATGATAAGCATAACCATAAGTTTTTGGGTGTAAACACTTTCGGGATAAGGCTTAGGCACGAAATCTTCGACCGATGGCTAACTGAAGAGGCCACCATCCAAACCGTACTAGAAAATTTGCGATCGGCCAAT
This genomic window contains:
- a CDS encoding NAD(P)/FAD-dependent oxidoreductase → MKHVVIIGNGIAGITAARHIRKQSDYEITVISAESEYFWSRTALMYIYMGHMQLKHTQPYENWFWEKNKINLVKEYVQAIDHVNKTLTYSSGGSINYDVLILATGAQPNKFGWPGQDLEGVSGMVSQQDLEYIEKYTQGIDRGVIVGGGLIGVELAEMLHSRDIKVSFLVREEQFWDNVLPKQEATLISNHIREHHIDLRLQTELKEIIPDENGRVKSVITGDGKEIPCQFVGLTAGVHPNINLAKASGIECNRGVLVNEFMETSIPDIYAIGDCAERRTPVPGRAPVEQVWYTGRMMGETVAKTITGTKTEYLPGHWFNSAKFFDIEYQTYGRVWNQLRDNEAEFYWQHNSENVAMHFIYDKHNHKFLGVNTFGIRLRHEIFDRWLTEEATIQTVLENLRSANFDPEFFKRYEQSIINAYNNEHPDQQLTLKGKKSIIEKIFG